Genomic window (Streptomyces sp. TG1A-60):
GTACCCGTTCCACGGTGATCCCGGCCTGGGCGAAGAACGACTGGGCGCGGATCCAGACGCCCTCACGCCCGGCCGACCGCCCGCCACCGGCTGCCCCGCGTCAGCTGTCGAAGCCCAGCCCCAGCCGGTCCATGGTCTTCAGCCACAGGTTGCGGCGGCCGGCGTGGGAGTCGGCTCGGGCCAGGGACCACTTGGTGAGGGCGATGCCGGTCCAGGCGAACGGCTCCGGCGGGAACGGCAGCGGCTTCTTGCGGACCATCTCCAGCTCGGTGCGTTCCGTACGCTCCCCCGCCAGCAGGTCGAGCATGACCTCCGCGCCGAACCGGGTGGCGCCCACCCCCAGCCCCGTGTAGCCGGCCGCGTACGCGACCCTGCCCTGGTGGGCAGTGCCGAAGAACGCCGAGAAGCGGGAGCAGGTGTCGATGGCGCCGCCCCAGGCGTGGGTGAAGCGGACGCCCTCCAACTGCGGGAAACAGGTGAAGAAGTGCCCGGCGAGCTTGGTGTAGGTCTCCGGCCGGTCGTCGTACTCGGCGCGCACCCGGCCGCCGTACTGGTACACCGCGTCGTAGCCGCCCCAGAGGATCCGGTTGTCGGCGCTGAGCCGGAAGTAGTGGAACTGGTTGGCCGAGTCCCCGAGCCCCTGCCGGTTCCTCCAGCCGACCGATGCCAGCCGGTCGGCGGTCAGCGGCTCGGTCATCAGCGCGTAGTCGTAGACGGGGACGGTGTACGCGCGGACGCGTCTGACCAGGCTGGGGAAGACGTTCGTGCCGAGCGCCACCTGCCGGGTACGGACCTGGCCGTAGGGTGTCCGGACGGCCATGCCGGCGCCGTACGCCTTCAGGGTCAGCGCGGGGGTGTGCTCGTAGACGCGGACGCCGAGGTCCCGGCAGGCCCGCTTCAGGTTCCAGGCGAGTTTGGCGGGGTGCAGCAGGGCGACACCCCGGCGGTCGTGGAGGCCCGCCTCGAAGGTGGGTGAGGCGACCTGGTCGCGGACGGCGTCGGCGTCGAGGAACTCGATGCCGACCGAGAGACCCTTGCGTTCGATCTCGTCGTACCAGTCGCGCACTTCCCAGGCCTGGTACGCCTCGGTGGCGACGTCGATCTCGCCGGTGCGTTCGAAGTCGCAGTCGAGGTCGTGCCGGGCGACCGCCGCCTCGATCGCGTCGAGGTTGCGGGCGCCCAGCTCCTGGAGCTTGTGGATCTCGTCGGGCCAGCGGGCGAGACCGTTGGCCAGACCGTGGGTGAGCGAGGCGGCGCAGAAGCCGCCGTTGCGGCCGGAGGCGGCCCAGCCCACCTCACGGCCTTCCAGCAGCACGACGTCCCGTCGCGGGTCGCGCTCCTTGGCGATCAGCGCGGTCCACAGTCCGCTGTAGCCGCCGCCGACGACCAGCAGGTCGCAGGTCTCGGCGCCGGTGAGCGCGGGTTCGGGGTGGGGCTTGCCGGGGTCGTCGAGCCAGTACGGGACCGGCCGTGCGTCGGAGAGAGACTTCGTCCAGCGGTTCATGGCGCTCGGGGCCATGATGTCAACTCCCTACAGAATGAGTCCGGGTCATCGGCGTTACGCCTTCTGCCGCTTTCTGCGGTTTCCGATGACCATTCCGGCCACCACGAACAGTACGGCGACCAGGAACATGGCCGTACCGATGACATTGATCTGGACGGGCGTGCCGCGCTGCGCCGAACCCCAGACGAACATGGGGAAGGTGACGGTCGAGCCCGCGTTGAAATTGGTGATGATGAAATCGTCGAAGGAGAGCGCGAAGGCGAGCAGCGCCCCCGCCGCGATGCCGGGGGCGGCGATGGGCAGGGTGACCCGGACGAACGTCTGGACGGGACCGGCGTACAGATCGCGCGCGGCCTCCTCCAGCCTCGGGTCCATCGACATCACCCGTGCCTTGACGGCTACGACGACGAAGCTGAGGCAGAACATGATATGGGCGTTCAGAATCGTCCAGAATCCCAACCGCGCACCCAGATTGAGAAACAGGGTGAGCAGTGAGGCGGCCATCACGACCT
Coding sequences:
- a CDS encoding FAD-dependent oxidoreductase codes for the protein MAPSAMNRWTKSLSDARPVPYWLDDPGKPHPEPALTGAETCDLLVVGGGYSGLWTALIAKERDPRRDVVLLEGREVGWAASGRNGGFCAASLTHGLANGLARWPDEIHKLQELGARNLDAIEAAVARHDLDCDFERTGEIDVATEAYQAWEVRDWYDEIERKGLSVGIEFLDADAVRDQVASPTFEAGLHDRRGVALLHPAKLAWNLKRACRDLGVRVYEHTPALTLKAYGAGMAVRTPYGQVRTRQVALGTNVFPSLVRRVRAYTVPVYDYALMTEPLTADRLASVGWRNRQGLGDSANQFHYFRLSADNRILWGGYDAVYQYGGRVRAEYDDRPETYTKLAGHFFTCFPQLEGVRFTHAWGGAIDTCSRFSAFFGTAHQGRVAYAAGYTGLGVGATRFGAEVMLDLLAGERTERTELEMVRKKPLPFPPEPFAWTGIALTKWSLARADSHAGRRNLWLKTMDRLGLGFDS
- a CDS encoding ABC transporter permease, translated to MAFVTWLKRRLVVIAGLLTLGYLLLPNVVVTVFSFNQPKGRFNYEWQEFSTAAWSDPCGVADLCGSLSLSLQLAAWSTLGATVLGTLIAFALVRYRFRARGAVNSLIFLPMAMPEVVMAASLLTLFLNLGARLGFWTILNAHIMFCLSFVVVAVKARVMSMDPRLEEAARDLYAGPVQTFVRVTLPIAAPGIAAGALLAFALSFDDFIITNFNAGSTVTFPMFVWGSAQRGTPVQINVIGTAMFLVAVLFVVAGMVIGNRRKRQKA